Proteins from a genomic interval of Neodiprion lecontei isolate iyNeoLeco1 chromosome 2, iyNeoLeco1.1, whole genome shotgun sequence:
- the LOC107225563 gene encoding nuclear valosin-containing protein-like isoform X3 — protein MNKFVKLNTSLDIIPLQGSSNEDKSKNTNRQRIDELPRSVMRDPLMVSRVYALDAPIDSLNNQLLKMYKKNLDGQNGNSSDKELIDISSDDEQGKMEATSSGHAKKPKESQFSEELKNSKKLKFIKEPKETEENKGTTEPKDVHREVKKNPMYTRSSTPKPSPLEVDSTLSKGRVSEIVLQSPPPEKVAKKRKVERDGNYPVGTATPAKKKREVTESKVQFADIGGNTKVLEEVCKLLIHIKHPEIFKKLGISPPRGFLLHGPPGCGKTLLAHAIAGELAVPLIKVAAPELVAGVSGESESRIRDLFEQAVAVAPCVLFIDEVDAVAPHRATAQREMERRIVAQLLSCLDDLGSKENGDRVLVLGATNRPDALDPALRRAGRFDREVSLGIPDREARAGILAVITTKLALASDVSLTRIAALTPGFVGADLVALIREAAVAAVNRVFGDLKKKTAVETKPVEIEEPEEVVKSIPDTEVCGNVQPDCDNVPNGTEGSISKDSIVPEIAAAKPENTPMPNELESQNVDPVEETKKITAFSKSSELTDLMMWLHDQPPLSEEYLQGVFIEHQDFEAALSVVQPSAKREGFATVPDVTWDDIGSLQNIRQELQMSILAPVKHSEKCAELGLTTATGVLLCGPPGCGKTLLAKAIANEAGINFISVKGPELLNMYVGESEKAVRQCFIRARNSAPCVIFFDELDALCPKRSDGDNSATSRVVNQMLTEMDGVEGRRGVFLMAASNRPDIIDPAVLRPGRLDRILYVGLPNPTDRVDILRALTKNGVKPKLATDVDLAQIGFSEKCDGYSGADLAALVREAGLEALKELINGYQGPVEVAMRHIGIALDKIRPSVQENEIKHYEKLRKIYSPLKDDLDVTPMETPIDAQLVDTTMEAMET, from the exons atgaataaatttgtcaaattgaATACTTCGCTCGACATTATTCCTTTGCAAGGTTCAAGTAATGAGGACAAAAGCAAGAATACAAACAGGCAGAGAATTGATGAACTTCCCAGATCAGTCATGAGGGACCCACTGATGGTTTCAAGAGTCTACGCG CTGGATGCTCCTATTGATTCATTGAACAATCAGCTGCTGAAGATGTATAAAAAGAATTTGGATGGTCAGAATGGAAACTCTAGTGACAAAGAGTTGATAGATATAAGCAGTGACGATGAGCAGGGTAAAATGGAAGCAACATCTTCTGGACATGCAAAGAAGCCCAAGGAATCCCAATTTTCTGAAGAACTCAAAAATTCCAAGAAGCTCAAATTCATCAAAGAGCCCAAGGAGACTGAAGAAAACAAGGGAACAACTGAGCCGAAGGATGTTCATAGAGAGGTGAAGAAAAATCCTATGTATACCAGATCAAGCACTCCTAAACCTTCACCCTTGGAAGTAGATTCCACACTTTCAAAGGGA CGTGTGTCTGAAATAGTGTTACAATCTCCCCCTCCGGAGAAAGTTGCTAAGAAACGAAAAGTTGAAAGAGACGGTAATTACCCAGTTGGCACAGCAACGCCAGCCAAAAAGAAGCGTGAAGTGACAGAATCTAAAGTTCAATTTGCCGATATTGGTGGGAATACAAAAGTTTTAGAAGAAGTTTGCAAGCTTTTGATTCACATCAAACATCctgagattttcaaaaaattgggTATCTCTCCACCTCGAGGGTTTTTACTCCACGGACCACCAGGATGTGGAAAAACACTGTTGGCACACGCAATTGCTGGG GAATTAGCTGTCCCTCTAATAAAAGTTGCTGCCCCAGAACTTGTCGCAGGTGTTTCTGGAGAGAGTGAATCTCGAATACGTGATTTGTTTGAGCAAGCAGTAGCAGTGGCTCCTTGTGTCTTATTCATAGATGAAGTGGACGCTGTTGCACCACATAGGGCTACAGCTCAACGAGAAATGGAACGACGAATTGTTGCTCAGTTGCTTTCATGTCTTGATG ATTTGGGCAGCAAAGAGAATGGTGATCGTGTTTTGGTCCTGGGTGCTACAAATAGACCAGATGCGTTGGATCCGGCTCTGAGGCGAGCTGGTCGATTTGATCGTGAAGTATCACTAGGAATTCCCGATAGAGAAGCAAGAGCTGGAATTTTAGCTGTTATTACAACCAAGCTAGCTCTAGCATCAGACGTCAGCTTAACCAGGATAGCTGCACTTACTCCAGGCTTTGTCGGTGCAGATTTGGTTGCATTAATCAGAGAAGCTGCCGTCGCAGCTGTTAATAG AGTATTCGGAGATCTCAAGAAGAAAACTGCCGTTGAAACTAAACCAGTTGAGATCGAGGAGCCGGAAGAAGTTGTCAAAAGTATTCCAGATACTGAAGTTTGTGGTAATGTACAGCCAGATTGCGACAACGTACCAAATGGAACTGAAGGAAGTATCAGCAAAGACAGCATAGTGCCAGAAATCGCGGCAGCAAAGCCGGAAAATACCCCTATGCCAAACGAACTGGAATCACAAAATGTTGATCCAgttgaagaaacaaaaaaaattaccgcttTTTCAAAGTCATCAGAATTGACTGATTTGATGATGTGGCTCCACGACCAACCGCCACTTTCGGAAGAGTACCTTCAAGGAGTATTTATCGAACATCAAGATTTTGAAGCTGCTCTGTCTGTTGTTCAACCATCTGCAAAGAGAGAAGGATTCGCCACAGTCCCAGATGTTACGTGGGACGATATTGGATCTCTACAAAATATTCGCCAAGAATTGCAAATGTCTATACTG GCACCTGTGAAGCATTCCGAAAAATGTGCAGAGCTGGGCCTTACGACTGCAACTGGAGTCCTGCTGTGCGGTCCTCCTGGTTGTGGCAAGACTTTACTGGCCAAAGCAATCGCCAATGAAGCTGGCATAAACTTTATTTCTGTCAAAGGACCGGAACTATTAAACATG TACGTTGGAGAAAGTGAGAAGGCTGTTCGACAATGCTTCATTAGAGCACGAAATTCTGCTCCGTGCGTTATATTCTTCGACGAATTGGATGCCCTGTGTCCAAAGAGATCGGACGGTGATAATTCGGCGACATCCCGTGTGGTGAACCAGATGTTGACGGAAATGGATGGAGTTGAGGGAAGACGCGGAGTTTTTCTTATGGCTGCAAGCAATCGTCCAGATATCATTGACCCTGCTGTTCTGAGACCTGGAAGGCTCGATAGAATCTTGTACGTAGGATTACCAAATCCGACAGATCGTGTTGATATCCTGAGAGCTTTGACGAAG AATGGAGTAAAACCGAAACTAGCTACTGATGTAGATCTGGCCCAAATAGGATTTAGTGAAAAATGCGATGGATATTCAGGTGCAGATTTGGCTGCCTTAGTTAGAGAGGCAGGGCTTGAGGCGTTGAAAGAGTTAATTAACGGATATCAAGGACCTGTGGAGGTTGCGATGAGGCATATTGGCATTGCTCTTGACAAAATACGACCATCGGTCCAAGAAAAC GAAATTAAACATTACGAAAAGCtgcgaaaaatttattcaccacTGAAAGATGATTTGGATGTTACTCCAATGGAAACTCCGATAGATGCACAGTTGGTTGACACAACAATGGAAGCAATGGAAACGTGA
- the LOC107225563 gene encoding nuclear valosin-containing protein-like isoform X2, protein MNKFVKLNTSLDIIPLQGSSNEDKSKNTNRQRIDELPRSVMRDPLMVSRVYAFLLDNEDKTYIDVNEIADYLQKRYRDYRTKKRSAFRAMVRKAYNEIADGLAKKNEFNPNAPWQEDEDDDDEEVDLELDAPIDSLNNQLLKMYKKNLDGQNGNSSDKELIDISSDDEQGKMEATSSGHAKKPKESQFSEELKNSKKLKFIKEPKETEENKGTTEPKDVHRERVSEIVLQSPPPEKVAKKRKVERDGNYPVGTATPAKKKREVTESKVQFADIGGNTKVLEEVCKLLIHIKHPEIFKKLGISPPRGFLLHGPPGCGKTLLAHAIAGELAVPLIKVAAPELVAGVSGESESRIRDLFEQAVAVAPCVLFIDEVDAVAPHRATAQREMERRIVAQLLSCLDDLGSKENGDRVLVLGATNRPDALDPALRRAGRFDREVSLGIPDREARAGILAVITTKLALASDVSLTRIAALTPGFVGADLVALIREAAVAAVNRVFGDLKKKTAVETKPVEIEEPEEVVKSIPDTEVCGNVQPDCDNVPNGTEGSISKDSIVPEIAAAKPENTPMPNELESQNVDPVEETKKITAFSKSSELTDLMMWLHDQPPLSEEYLQGVFIEHQDFEAALSVVQPSAKREGFATVPDVTWDDIGSLQNIRQELQMSILAPVKHSEKCAELGLTTATGVLLCGPPGCGKTLLAKAIANEAGINFISVKGPELLNMYVGESEKAVRQCFIRARNSAPCVIFFDELDALCPKRSDGDNSATSRVVNQMLTEMDGVEGRRGVFLMAASNRPDIIDPAVLRPGRLDRILYVGLPNPTDRVDILRALTKNGVKPKLATDVDLAQIGFSEKCDGYSGADLAALVREAGLEALKELINGYQGPVEVAMRHIGIALDKIRPSVQENEIKHYEKLRKIYSPLKDDLDVTPMETPIDAQLVDTTMEAMET, encoded by the exons atgaataaatttgtcaaattgaATACTTCGCTCGACATTATTCCTTTGCAAGGTTCAAGTAATGAGGACAAAAGCAAGAATACAAACAGGCAGAGAATTGATGAACTTCCCAGATCAGTCATGAGGGACCCACTGATGGTTTCAAGAGTCTACGCG tttttactTGACAATGAGGACAAAACTTATATAGATGTGAACGAGATTGCtgattatttacaaaaaagatACCGCGACTATCGCACAAAGAAACGCAGTGCCTTTAGGGCAATGGTACGTAAGGCGTATAATGAGATTGCCGACGGCTTAGCCAAAAAGAATGAATTCAATCCCAATGCACCTTGgcaagaagatgaagatgacgatgatgaaGAGGTTGATTTGGAa CTGGATGCTCCTATTGATTCATTGAACAATCAGCTGCTGAAGATGTATAAAAAGAATTTGGATGGTCAGAATGGAAACTCTAGTGACAAAGAGTTGATAGATATAAGCAGTGACGATGAGCAGGGTAAAATGGAAGCAACATCTTCTGGACATGCAAAGAAGCCCAAGGAATCCCAATTTTCTGAAGAACTCAAAAATTCCAAGAAGCTCAAATTCATCAAAGAGCCCAAGGAGACTGAAGAAAACAAGGGAACAACTGAGCCGAAGGATGTTCATAGAGAG CGTGTGTCTGAAATAGTGTTACAATCTCCCCCTCCGGAGAAAGTTGCTAAGAAACGAAAAGTTGAAAGAGACGGTAATTACCCAGTTGGCACAGCAACGCCAGCCAAAAAGAAGCGTGAAGTGACAGAATCTAAAGTTCAATTTGCCGATATTGGTGGGAATACAAAAGTTTTAGAAGAAGTTTGCAAGCTTTTGATTCACATCAAACATCctgagattttcaaaaaattgggTATCTCTCCACCTCGAGGGTTTTTACTCCACGGACCACCAGGATGTGGAAAAACACTGTTGGCACACGCAATTGCTGGG GAATTAGCTGTCCCTCTAATAAAAGTTGCTGCCCCAGAACTTGTCGCAGGTGTTTCTGGAGAGAGTGAATCTCGAATACGTGATTTGTTTGAGCAAGCAGTAGCAGTGGCTCCTTGTGTCTTATTCATAGATGAAGTGGACGCTGTTGCACCACATAGGGCTACAGCTCAACGAGAAATGGAACGACGAATTGTTGCTCAGTTGCTTTCATGTCTTGATG ATTTGGGCAGCAAAGAGAATGGTGATCGTGTTTTGGTCCTGGGTGCTACAAATAGACCAGATGCGTTGGATCCGGCTCTGAGGCGAGCTGGTCGATTTGATCGTGAAGTATCACTAGGAATTCCCGATAGAGAAGCAAGAGCTGGAATTTTAGCTGTTATTACAACCAAGCTAGCTCTAGCATCAGACGTCAGCTTAACCAGGATAGCTGCACTTACTCCAGGCTTTGTCGGTGCAGATTTGGTTGCATTAATCAGAGAAGCTGCCGTCGCAGCTGTTAATAG AGTATTCGGAGATCTCAAGAAGAAAACTGCCGTTGAAACTAAACCAGTTGAGATCGAGGAGCCGGAAGAAGTTGTCAAAAGTATTCCAGATACTGAAGTTTGTGGTAATGTACAGCCAGATTGCGACAACGTACCAAATGGAACTGAAGGAAGTATCAGCAAAGACAGCATAGTGCCAGAAATCGCGGCAGCAAAGCCGGAAAATACCCCTATGCCAAACGAACTGGAATCACAAAATGTTGATCCAgttgaagaaacaaaaaaaattaccgcttTTTCAAAGTCATCAGAATTGACTGATTTGATGATGTGGCTCCACGACCAACCGCCACTTTCGGAAGAGTACCTTCAAGGAGTATTTATCGAACATCAAGATTTTGAAGCTGCTCTGTCTGTTGTTCAACCATCTGCAAAGAGAGAAGGATTCGCCACAGTCCCAGATGTTACGTGGGACGATATTGGATCTCTACAAAATATTCGCCAAGAATTGCAAATGTCTATACTG GCACCTGTGAAGCATTCCGAAAAATGTGCAGAGCTGGGCCTTACGACTGCAACTGGAGTCCTGCTGTGCGGTCCTCCTGGTTGTGGCAAGACTTTACTGGCCAAAGCAATCGCCAATGAAGCTGGCATAAACTTTATTTCTGTCAAAGGACCGGAACTATTAAACATG TACGTTGGAGAAAGTGAGAAGGCTGTTCGACAATGCTTCATTAGAGCACGAAATTCTGCTCCGTGCGTTATATTCTTCGACGAATTGGATGCCCTGTGTCCAAAGAGATCGGACGGTGATAATTCGGCGACATCCCGTGTGGTGAACCAGATGTTGACGGAAATGGATGGAGTTGAGGGAAGACGCGGAGTTTTTCTTATGGCTGCAAGCAATCGTCCAGATATCATTGACCCTGCTGTTCTGAGACCTGGAAGGCTCGATAGAATCTTGTACGTAGGATTACCAAATCCGACAGATCGTGTTGATATCCTGAGAGCTTTGACGAAG AATGGAGTAAAACCGAAACTAGCTACTGATGTAGATCTGGCCCAAATAGGATTTAGTGAAAAATGCGATGGATATTCAGGTGCAGATTTGGCTGCCTTAGTTAGAGAGGCAGGGCTTGAGGCGTTGAAAGAGTTAATTAACGGATATCAAGGACCTGTGGAGGTTGCGATGAGGCATATTGGCATTGCTCTTGACAAAATACGACCATCGGTCCAAGAAAAC GAAATTAAACATTACGAAAAGCtgcgaaaaatttattcaccacTGAAAGATGATTTGGATGTTACTCCAATGGAAACTCCGATAGATGCACAGTTGGTTGACACAACAATGGAAGCAATGGAAACGTGA
- the LOC107225563 gene encoding nuclear valosin-containing protein-like isoform X1 — translation MNKFVKLNTSLDIIPLQGSSNEDKSKNTNRQRIDELPRSVMRDPLMVSRVYAFLLDNEDKTYIDVNEIADYLQKRYRDYRTKKRSAFRAMVRKAYNEIADGLAKKNEFNPNAPWQEDEDDDDEEVDLELDAPIDSLNNQLLKMYKKNLDGQNGNSSDKELIDISSDDEQGKMEATSSGHAKKPKESQFSEELKNSKKLKFIKEPKETEENKGTTEPKDVHREVKKNPMYTRSSTPKPSPLEVDSTLSKGRVSEIVLQSPPPEKVAKKRKVERDGNYPVGTATPAKKKREVTESKVQFADIGGNTKVLEEVCKLLIHIKHPEIFKKLGISPPRGFLLHGPPGCGKTLLAHAIAGELAVPLIKVAAPELVAGVSGESESRIRDLFEQAVAVAPCVLFIDEVDAVAPHRATAQREMERRIVAQLLSCLDDLGSKENGDRVLVLGATNRPDALDPALRRAGRFDREVSLGIPDREARAGILAVITTKLALASDVSLTRIAALTPGFVGADLVALIREAAVAAVNRVFGDLKKKTAVETKPVEIEEPEEVVKSIPDTEVCGNVQPDCDNVPNGTEGSISKDSIVPEIAAAKPENTPMPNELESQNVDPVEETKKITAFSKSSELTDLMMWLHDQPPLSEEYLQGVFIEHQDFEAALSVVQPSAKREGFATVPDVTWDDIGSLQNIRQELQMSILAPVKHSEKCAELGLTTATGVLLCGPPGCGKTLLAKAIANEAGINFISVKGPELLNMYVGESEKAVRQCFIRARNSAPCVIFFDELDALCPKRSDGDNSATSRVVNQMLTEMDGVEGRRGVFLMAASNRPDIIDPAVLRPGRLDRILYVGLPNPTDRVDILRALTKNGVKPKLATDVDLAQIGFSEKCDGYSGADLAALVREAGLEALKELINGYQGPVEVAMRHIGIALDKIRPSVQENEIKHYEKLRKIYSPLKDDLDVTPMETPIDAQLVDTTMEAMET, via the exons atgaataaatttgtcaaattgaATACTTCGCTCGACATTATTCCTTTGCAAGGTTCAAGTAATGAGGACAAAAGCAAGAATACAAACAGGCAGAGAATTGATGAACTTCCCAGATCAGTCATGAGGGACCCACTGATGGTTTCAAGAGTCTACGCG tttttactTGACAATGAGGACAAAACTTATATAGATGTGAACGAGATTGCtgattatttacaaaaaagatACCGCGACTATCGCACAAAGAAACGCAGTGCCTTTAGGGCAATGGTACGTAAGGCGTATAATGAGATTGCCGACGGCTTAGCCAAAAAGAATGAATTCAATCCCAATGCACCTTGgcaagaagatgaagatgacgatgatgaaGAGGTTGATTTGGAa CTGGATGCTCCTATTGATTCATTGAACAATCAGCTGCTGAAGATGTATAAAAAGAATTTGGATGGTCAGAATGGAAACTCTAGTGACAAAGAGTTGATAGATATAAGCAGTGACGATGAGCAGGGTAAAATGGAAGCAACATCTTCTGGACATGCAAAGAAGCCCAAGGAATCCCAATTTTCTGAAGAACTCAAAAATTCCAAGAAGCTCAAATTCATCAAAGAGCCCAAGGAGACTGAAGAAAACAAGGGAACAACTGAGCCGAAGGATGTTCATAGAGAGGTGAAGAAAAATCCTATGTATACCAGATCAAGCACTCCTAAACCTTCACCCTTGGAAGTAGATTCCACACTTTCAAAGGGA CGTGTGTCTGAAATAGTGTTACAATCTCCCCCTCCGGAGAAAGTTGCTAAGAAACGAAAAGTTGAAAGAGACGGTAATTACCCAGTTGGCACAGCAACGCCAGCCAAAAAGAAGCGTGAAGTGACAGAATCTAAAGTTCAATTTGCCGATATTGGTGGGAATACAAAAGTTTTAGAAGAAGTTTGCAAGCTTTTGATTCACATCAAACATCctgagattttcaaaaaattgggTATCTCTCCACCTCGAGGGTTTTTACTCCACGGACCACCAGGATGTGGAAAAACACTGTTGGCACACGCAATTGCTGGG GAATTAGCTGTCCCTCTAATAAAAGTTGCTGCCCCAGAACTTGTCGCAGGTGTTTCTGGAGAGAGTGAATCTCGAATACGTGATTTGTTTGAGCAAGCAGTAGCAGTGGCTCCTTGTGTCTTATTCATAGATGAAGTGGACGCTGTTGCACCACATAGGGCTACAGCTCAACGAGAAATGGAACGACGAATTGTTGCTCAGTTGCTTTCATGTCTTGATG ATTTGGGCAGCAAAGAGAATGGTGATCGTGTTTTGGTCCTGGGTGCTACAAATAGACCAGATGCGTTGGATCCGGCTCTGAGGCGAGCTGGTCGATTTGATCGTGAAGTATCACTAGGAATTCCCGATAGAGAAGCAAGAGCTGGAATTTTAGCTGTTATTACAACCAAGCTAGCTCTAGCATCAGACGTCAGCTTAACCAGGATAGCTGCACTTACTCCAGGCTTTGTCGGTGCAGATTTGGTTGCATTAATCAGAGAAGCTGCCGTCGCAGCTGTTAATAG AGTATTCGGAGATCTCAAGAAGAAAACTGCCGTTGAAACTAAACCAGTTGAGATCGAGGAGCCGGAAGAAGTTGTCAAAAGTATTCCAGATACTGAAGTTTGTGGTAATGTACAGCCAGATTGCGACAACGTACCAAATGGAACTGAAGGAAGTATCAGCAAAGACAGCATAGTGCCAGAAATCGCGGCAGCAAAGCCGGAAAATACCCCTATGCCAAACGAACTGGAATCACAAAATGTTGATCCAgttgaagaaacaaaaaaaattaccgcttTTTCAAAGTCATCAGAATTGACTGATTTGATGATGTGGCTCCACGACCAACCGCCACTTTCGGAAGAGTACCTTCAAGGAGTATTTATCGAACATCAAGATTTTGAAGCTGCTCTGTCTGTTGTTCAACCATCTGCAAAGAGAGAAGGATTCGCCACAGTCCCAGATGTTACGTGGGACGATATTGGATCTCTACAAAATATTCGCCAAGAATTGCAAATGTCTATACTG GCACCTGTGAAGCATTCCGAAAAATGTGCAGAGCTGGGCCTTACGACTGCAACTGGAGTCCTGCTGTGCGGTCCTCCTGGTTGTGGCAAGACTTTACTGGCCAAAGCAATCGCCAATGAAGCTGGCATAAACTTTATTTCTGTCAAAGGACCGGAACTATTAAACATG TACGTTGGAGAAAGTGAGAAGGCTGTTCGACAATGCTTCATTAGAGCACGAAATTCTGCTCCGTGCGTTATATTCTTCGACGAATTGGATGCCCTGTGTCCAAAGAGATCGGACGGTGATAATTCGGCGACATCCCGTGTGGTGAACCAGATGTTGACGGAAATGGATGGAGTTGAGGGAAGACGCGGAGTTTTTCTTATGGCTGCAAGCAATCGTCCAGATATCATTGACCCTGCTGTTCTGAGACCTGGAAGGCTCGATAGAATCTTGTACGTAGGATTACCAAATCCGACAGATCGTGTTGATATCCTGAGAGCTTTGACGAAG AATGGAGTAAAACCGAAACTAGCTACTGATGTAGATCTGGCCCAAATAGGATTTAGTGAAAAATGCGATGGATATTCAGGTGCAGATTTGGCTGCCTTAGTTAGAGAGGCAGGGCTTGAGGCGTTGAAAGAGTTAATTAACGGATATCAAGGACCTGTGGAGGTTGCGATGAGGCATATTGGCATTGCTCTTGACAAAATACGACCATCGGTCCAAGAAAAC GAAATTAAACATTACGAAAAGCtgcgaaaaatttattcaccacTGAAAGATGATTTGGATGTTACTCCAATGGAAACTCCGATAGATGCACAGTTGGTTGACACAACAATGGAAGCAATGGAAACGTGA